AGGAGCGAATGTTCTGCGTGCCGTGGGTGTGCTGAGTTGTCCCCATGGCATAGAGCCACGTCCCGGCGCGGTTCGGCGCCCAGGTGGAGGTGTACACCTCACAGATCTTGCGGAAATCTTCCCTCGGCGTCCCGGTAATCTGGCAGACAGCATCGATGGTGTACCGCGAAAAGTGCTTCTTCAGCAACTGGAACACGCACCGTGGGTGCGTAAGCGAGTTGTCCCGCTTCGGCATCTCATTGCCGTCAAGCTCGTAGACCCAGCTGGATTTGTCGTAGATTCGCTTGGCTTGATCGTAGCCGGAGAAGATGCCGTCGTGGAAATCATAGCGCGAGTCGATCAAGTAAGACGCGTTCGTGTATTCGACGATATAGTCGCGATTGAATAGGTTGTTTTCCAGCGCGAAATTGATCATACCGCCGACGAAGGCGATATCGGTTCCCGATCGGAGCTTGGCATAATGATCGGCAAACGCTGACGTGCGGGTGTACCGCGGGTCAACCGACAGGACGATAGCGCCGCGCTCTTTGGCGCGTTGCAGCCAGCGGGTAGCCAGCGGGTGGTTCTCCGCGCAGTTGGAACCCATGATCATGATGACATCGGCATTGACCATATCGGTCCACTGATTGGTCATTGCCCCTCGACCGAACGAAGCCGCCAGACTGGCGACAGTGGACGAGTGTCATATTCGGGCCTGGTGCTCGAGGTAGACGACCCCCAGCGCCCGCATCGCCTTGGAGAGCATGTAACACTCCTCGTTATCGAGCGCAGCGCCGCCGAGGCAGGCGATCCCCTCGGTGCGATTGACCAGCTTGTCGCCATCTTTGGCCACGAAAGTCTTGTCACGAGTAGTCTTCACCCGGTCTGAAATAGTCTCAACAGCCCATTCCCACGACTTTTCCTCCCACTTGGTCGACTTGGGGGCACGATAGAGGACCTTGGTCAATCGACGGTTATTGTTGGCAATCTGCGAGATAGCCGCCCCTTTGCTGCAGAGGGCGCCTTCATTGATGGGATGCTCGGGATCCCCCTCGGTATTGATGACCTTACCGTCAACAACCGAGACGATCTGGCCACACCCCACGCCGCAGAACGGACAGATGGTGGTGGTTTCTTTCGCCTTGGCCGTTTTGAGTTTGAGAGGCGGCACGGCCGCCGCCGGGGGAGTAAGGCCGAACAGGGCCACGCTTGAAGCCAAGCCGGCGCCGGCAGTAGCGAGGAACTGACGTCGCGAGGTTTTCATGAGTTCTTTCTCCCGAATGAATATCGAATCACATCATTGCTCTTTGACGATAGGCTTGGGAAGCAGGATTGTCCTGCATGTCAAACGCTGCATAGCCGACAAAATCCTGGATGTACCCTTCGAACGCGGCGGTTATGTCGACCGCTGACGATGCCAGGTACTCGGCATCGAGATCTACCATCGTGTTTTCCGGCACGACGATGGTCTTGAGATAGCGACGACAGCTGTCACAGGAATAGGCACGGAATTTGTCCGAGCTGTCGACCTGCAAATAACCGAGCTTAATTTGGTCCTTCTCCATGCAGAACGGGCATCGAAGACGCGGGAAACGCCAGCCATGATCACAACCGATGCACCACAGTTGCATGCCGCCTTCTTTGGCATCGATCTGACCCATCCGCGACCAGAGTCCGCACACCGGGCAATAACCATACGGCCAATCCTTGAATCTGCCCTGATCGGCGGCCAGGTCGGCCGCTGCCTGTCTGATAGGTCGCACGAGGTACACGGCGAAGAAGGCGAGTATTTCAAGAGGGAGCCCTTGCCGTCGACTGAATTCGGCCACCGCCGCGCCGGAGCCCGACAATGTCAGGTTGGTAAGCGCCGAAATCGATTTCGGGGACTCTGCCGGGTCGGAAACAAGACCATTTATGTTGTGAAACTTTTCACTAACATGGTCACACAAAAGGAG
The sequence above is a segment of the Candidatus Zixiibacteriota bacterium genome. Coding sequences within it:
- a CDS encoding formate dehydrogenase accessory protein FdhE encodes the protein MNAPGQVISRSDRQQAERFTLGLRETNLRLHTTELFSAVIREHVQGWSIDTRPEGSPLFARVEVPLPVDHLVSYARELVLLLCDHVSEKFHNINGLVSDPAESPKSISALTNLTLSGSGAAVAEFSRRQGLPLEILAFFAVYLVRPIRQAAADLAADQGRFKDWPYGYCPVCGLWSRMGQIDAKEGGMQLWCIGCDHGWRFPRLRCPFCMEKDQIKLGYLQVDSSDKFRAYSCDSCRRYLKTIVVPENTMVDLDAEYLASSAVDITAAFEGYIQDFVGYAAFDMQDNPASQAYRQRAMM